In the genome of Nitrososphaerota archaeon, one region contains:
- a CDS encoding MoxR family ATPase, which yields MKIQFVDLDKYEEKALAILKTNGNLRLIGETGTGKTTLVYYLCEKYNWKLFEYSLNQDTSKYDLLGYDILEKGETKFKKGIIINWLECNDDKYNAYVLYLDEYNYANPNIRSLLNSLTDFRKKIYIPELNQTYERTEKHYIIISYNPAEKSSYIGTFADNIAQLRRFESIRLSYMDKMKEVKYLQKITKKDYDTCLRFVEWADKIRRCYLNGELSNVITTGNLINYLNMLDNNNLTIDDIIEIASNNFIFEEKEKVIRLFGENKVKSDNEDE from the coding sequence CAATATTAAAAACTAATGGAAATTTAAGGTTAATCGGAGAAACGGGGACGGGAAAAACTACTTTAGTATATTACTTATGTGAAAAATACAATTGGAAATTATTTGAATATTCATTAAACCAGGATACGAGTAAATACGATTTATTAGGATATGACATTTTAGAGAAGGGAGAAACAAAATTTAAGAAAGGAATAATAATAAATTGGTTAGAGTGTAATGACGATAAATATAATGCTTATGTGCTATACCTTGACGAGTATAATTATGCCAATCCAAACATAAGAAGTTTATTGAATAGCTTAACAGATTTTAGAAAGAAAATATACATACCAGAATTAAACCAAACATATGAAAGAACAGAAAAACATTATATAATTATCTCATATAATCCCGCTGAGAAGTCAAGCTATATTGGAACCTTTGCCGATAATATAGCACAATTAAGAAGGTTTGAAAGCATAAGATTAAGCTACATGGATAAAATGAAAGAAGTTAAATATTTACAAAAAATTACTAAAAAGGATTATGATACATGTTTAAGGTTTGTTGAATGGGCGGATAAAATAAGAAGGTGTTATTTAAATGGAGAATTAAGCAACGTAATAACAACGGGAAATTTAATAAACTATTTGAATATGTTAGATAATAACAATTTAACAATAGATGACATAATTGAAATAGCTTCTAATAATTTCATTTTTGAAGAAAAAGAAAAAGTAATAAGGTTATTTGGAGAAAATAAAGTTAAAAGTGATAATGAAGATGAATGA